A DNA window from Pleuronectes platessa chromosome 19, fPlePla1.1, whole genome shotgun sequence contains the following coding sequences:
- the LOC128425180 gene encoding LOW QUALITY PROTEIN: eukaryotic translation initiation factor 4 gamma 3-like (The sequence of the model RefSeq protein was modified relative to this genomic sequence to represent the inferred CDS: deleted 2 bases in 1 codon), with protein MPFPSLRAAQLKNLGARRPPPRKIIMGLSLHNDVQLKKSENAWKPGMKRESLPAEPESNKTQDLFKKVRSILNKLTPEKFSQLVKQVWDLTIDTEERLKGVIDLVFEKAIDEPSFSVAYGNMCRCLATLKVPITDAPNNTVNFQKLLLSRCQKEFEKDKVDDVVFERKQKELDSAASTERDRLQVELQEAKDIARRRSQPPGNIKFIGELFKLKMLTEAIMHDCVVKLLGNHDEDSLECLCRLLTTIGKDFDLVKAKPRMDHYFKQMEKITREGKTPSRTRFMLQDTIDLRLHKWVSRRANQGPKTIDQIHEEAKLEEEEEQRKVQQQLYFKDTRRRPEQREQREQRDPEVQGEETWNTVPMRKNGRTIDPNKIPKISKMDEKIQLGPRAQVTWVKGSGGGAKANDSELSRTAVLNRFSVLQFDPSPQPSTTPPQNPDFDAGTTHGSRSSTEKKCSNKPLISAPKVTEVESEPERSRVREPVKPEPVQTIEEPARSEEEIKRKCKSIIDEFLHLKDFKEAVQCVVELDLGSQSHIFIRVGVESTLERSQITRDHLGQLLFQLAQKGILPKPQFYKGFADTLEQADDMAIDVPHIWLYLAELLSPVLKEGGFSMRELFSELSKPLLPVGKAGILISEILLILCKQMAHRTVASLWEESGLNWTDLLPEEEEVQAFISQQVSDEDDAPNMQALNSLAESETELETAAVEPSLMPPPSLQRQASSPAYREASSETLPADTTPQQNPNFDAGTTLGSRTGRKRRKNRKRSAKPLSSASSQPDLYTRGSSSKELLESPTLEEPPRDSEPEGAVPRRPNVSEHKPEPEGSSVSSPAYREASSETLPSDTTPQQNQDFDAKCVKENLAESHLSSSPYLRALMTAVCKAAVKNNTNCRVHTALIQKRLPVLLQYRNSESERQLHALQELQSLIVALDHPPNLLQIFFECMYDEDAFCKSGTRKDPANQLDKGVALKTVTAFFTWLREAESEDN; from the exons ATGCCTTTCCCTTCCCTGCGGGCTGCACAG CTTAAAAACCTTGGGGCCCGGCGACCACCACCCAGGAAAATCATCATGGGCCTGTCTTTGCACAACGATGTTCAGCTGAAGAAATCAGAGAATGCCTGGAAACCAGGCATGAAGAGGGAAAGCCTCCCAGCGGAACCAGAGTCCAACAAAACacag gacctgttcaagaAGGTTCGCAGCATCCTGAACAAGCTGACGCCGGAGAAGTTCAGCCAGCTGGTGAAGCAGGTGTGGGACCTGACCATCGACACTGAGGAGCGGCTCAAAGGAGTCATCGACCTGGTGTTTGAAAAGGCCATCGACGAGCCCAGCTTCTCGGTGGCCTACGGGAACATGTGCCGCTGCCTCGCCACG ctcaaagtgcccatCACTGACGCTCCCAACAACACAGTGAACTTTCAAAAGCTGCTGTTAAGCCGCTGCCAGAAAGAATTTGAGAAAGACAAGGTGGATGATGTGGTgtttgagaggaagcagaaggagctggactctgctgcatcg acggagcgtgaccgacttcaggtagagctgcaggaggccaaGGACATTGCCCGGCGGCGATCC CAGCCGCCGGGCAACATAAAGTTCATTGGTGAACTGTTCAAGCTAAAGATGCTAACGGAGGccatcatgcatgactgcgtggtgaAGCTGCTGGGGAACCACGACGAAGATTCCCTGGAGTGTCTCTGCAGACTGCTCACCACCATCGGCAAGGACTTTGATTTAGTgaaggccaag cctcggaTGGATCACTATTTTAAGCAGATGGAAAAAATCACCAGAGAGGGGAAGACGCCTTCACGGACACGGTTCATGTTGCAGGATACcatagacctgagattg cacaaatgGGTGTCAAGAAGAGCCAACCAGGGTCCAAAGACAATTGATCAGATCCACGAGGAGGCAAAgcttgaagaggaagaggagcagagaaaagtgcagcagcaactgtACTTCAAGGACACCAGGAGACGgccag agcagagggagcagagagagcagagagatccGGAAGTACAGGGAGAGGAGACCTGGAACACTGTGCCCATGAGGAAGAATGGCAGGACCATCGACCCCAACAAGATCCCAAAGATCTCCAAG ATGGACGAGAAGATCCAGCTGGGCCCCCGGGCTCAAGTCACATGGGTGAAGGGCAGCGGTGGAGGAGCCAAGGCCAatgactcag AACTTTCACGCACAGCGGTCCTCAACCGCTTCTCGGTGCTGCAGTTCgacccctcacctcaaccctcCACCACTCCTCCACAGAACCCAGACTTCGACGCCGGGACAACTcacggaag TCGTAGCAGTACAGAAAAAAAGTGCAGcaacaagccgctgatctctgcacCGAAAGTCACCGAGGTCGAATCTGAGCCAGAGCGTAGCAGAGtccgagagcctg TGAAACCTGAGCCTGTCCAGACGATAGAGGAACCTGCTcggtctgaggaggagatcaaGAGGAAGTGCAAGTCCATCATCGACGAGTTCCTGCACCTTAAAGATTTCAAG gagGCTGTCCAGTGTGTGGTGGAACTTGATCTGGGCTCTCAGTCGCACATCTTCATACGCGTGGGGGTGGAGTCGACTCTGGAGCGCAGTCAGATCACACGGGACCACTTGGGCCAGCTCCTCTTCCAGCTGGCGCAGAAGGGAATCCTGCCCAAACCCCAGTTCTACAAAGG GTTTGCAGACACGCTGGAGCAAGCGGACGACATGGCCATCGACGTTCCCCACATCTGGCTGTACCTGGCCGAGCTGCTCAGCCCTGTGCTGAAGGAGGGGGGCTTCTCTATGAGAGAGCTCTTTAG TGAATTAAGCAAACCTTTGCTTCCTGTGGGAAAAGCTGGGATCTTGATCTCTGAAATACTGCTCATACTATGCAAACAAATG GCCCATCGTACTGTGGCTTCTCTGTGGGAAGAATCCGGCCTCAACTGGACTGACCTTCTgccggaggaagaggaagtccaGGCTTTCATCTCACAACAGGTCAGTGATGAAG atgatgcGCCAAACATGCAGGCTTTGAACAGCCTTGCAGAGtcagagactgagctggagacagccgcCGTTGAGCCTTCTCTCATGCCCCCCCCTTCACTACAGCGGCAAGCCTCTAGTCCTGCTTACAGAGAGGCCTCCTCTGAAACTTTGCCTGCTGACACCACTCCTCAACAGAACCCCAACTTCGACGCCGGGACAACTctgggaag CCGTACAGGCAGGAAGcgcaggaagaacagaaagcgCAGCGCAAAGCCGCTGAGCTCTGCATCGTCTCAGCCGGATCTGTACACCAGGGGAAGCAGctcaaaggagctgctggagagtccaaccCTGGAGGAGCCGCCAAGAGACAGCGAGCCAGAGGGAGCAGTGCCTAGGAGACCGAAtgtctcagagcacaaacctgagccagagggcagcagtgtctCTAGTCCTGCTTACAGAGAGGCCTCTTCTGAAACTTTGCCTTCTGACACCACTCCTCAACAGAACCAAGACTTCGACGCCAAATGTGTGAAG gagaACCTGGCTGAATCTCACCTGAGCTCGTCTCCCTACCTGAGGGCgttgatgacggctgtgtgTAAGGCAGCAGTGAAAA ATAACACCAACTGTCGAGTGCACACGGCCCTCATTCAAAAGAGATTACCTGTATTGCTCCAGTACCGGAACTCAGAGAGTGAGCGACAGCTGCATGCTCTTCAGGAACTTCAGTCGCTGATCGTCGCCCTCGATCATCCTCCAA acctcctccAGATATTCTTCGAGTGTATGTACGACGAGGACGCATTCTGCAAGTCGGGGACAAGAAAAGACCCGGCCAATCAGCTGGATAAGGGCGTGGCCCTGAAGACCGTCACAGCCTTCTTCACCTGGCTGCGGGAGGCGGAGTCAGAAGACAATTGA
- the LOC128425179 gene encoding eukaryotic translation initiation factor 4 gamma 3-like, whose protein sequence is MAACRNESAVSGIVLNVFCVSLPSYLQFFQRTQIQTARPTIPTNTSSKQPVSQTPLAVYPTNQPIMKPMAPMPFPSLRAAQLKNLGARRPPPRKIIMGLSLHDDVQLKKSENAWKPGMKRESLPAEPESNKTQDLFKKVRSILNKLTPEKFSQLVKQVWDLTIDTEERLKGVIDLVFEKAIDEPSFSVAYGKMCRCLATLKVPITDAPNNTVNFQKLLLSRCQKEFEKDKGDDVVFERKQKELDSAASTDRDRLQVELQEAKDIARRRSISNIKFIGELFKLKMLTEAIMHDCVVKLLGNHDEDSLECLCRLLTTIGKDFDLVKAKPRMDHYFKQMEKIIREGKTSSRTRFMLQDTIDLRLHKWVSRRANQGPKTIDQIHEEAKLEEEEEQRKVQQQLEQREQRDPQVQGEETWNTVPMRKNGRTIDPNKIPKISKMDEKIQLGPRAQVTWVKGSGGGAKASDSAELSHTAVLNRFSVLQFDPSPQPSTTPPQNPDFDAGTTHGSRSCTEKKRSNKPLISAPNVTEIESEPERSRVREPVKPEPVQTIEEPARSEEEIKRKCKSIIDEFLHLKDFKEAVQCVVELDLGSQSHIFIRVGVESTLERSQITRDHLGQLLFQLAQKGILPKPQFYKGFADTLEQADDMAIDVPHIWLYLAELLSPVLKEGGFSMRELFSELSKPLLPVGKAGILISEILLILCKQMGHRTVASLWEESGLNWTHLLPEEEDVQAFISQKVSDEEDAPNMQANPPEAANSSELPSAKEPASSHLSSVEELKPSLVPPQTLNTDKPLLDAPRTLAALSGEAPTALNSLAESETELETAAVEPSLMPPASLQPQASSPAYREAASETLPADTTPQQNPNFDAGTTLGSRTGRKRRKNRKRSAKPLSSAPSQPDLYTRGSSSKELLESPTPEEPPRDNDAPKQQANPPEAANSSERPSAKKPASSHLSSVEELKPSLVLPQTLNTDKPLLDAHGTPAALSGAAPTALNSLAESETELETAAVEPSLMPPASLQPQASSPAYSEAASETLPADTTPQQNPDIEARTTLGSRTGRKRRKNRKRSAKPLSSASSQPDLFTGGSSSKELLESPTPEEPPRDSEPEGAVPRRPNVSEDESEPEGSSVSSPAYREAASETLPSDTTPQQDPNFEAKCVKENLAESHLSSSPYLRALMTAVCKAAVKNNTNCRVHTALIQKRLPVLLQYRNSESERQLHALQELQSLIVALDHPPNLLQIFFECMYDEDAFCKSGTRKDPANQLDKGVALKTVTAFFTWLREAESEDN, encoded by the exons ATGGCAGCCTGCAGAAATGAGTCAGCTGTCTCTGGGATCGTTCTTaatgtcttctgtgtttctcttccaTCTTACCTACAGTTTTTCCAGAGGACTCAGATACAGACTGCTAGGCCCACCATCCCGACAAACACGTCTTCCAAACAGCCTGTCTCACAGACTCCTCTAGCCGTCTACCCaactaatcagccaatcatgaaGCCCATGGCACCCATGCCTTTCCCTTCCCTGCGGGCTGCACAG CTTAAAAACCTTGGGGCCCGGCGACCACCACCCAGGAAGATCATCATGGGCCTGTCTTTGCACGACGATGTTCAGCTGAAGAAATCAGAGAATGCCTGGAAACCAGGCATGAAGAGGGAAAGCCTCCCAGCGGAACCAGAGTCCAACAAAACacag gacctgttcaagaAGGTCCGCAGCATCCTAAACAAGCTGACGCCGGAGAAGTTCAGCCAGCTGGTGAAGCAGGTCTGGGACCTGACCATCGACACTGAGGAGCGGCTCAAAGGAGTCATCGACCTGGTGTTTGAAAAGGCCATCGACGAGCCCAGCTTCTCGGTGGCCTACGGGAAAATGTGCCGCTGCCTCGCCACG ctcaaagtgcccatCACTGACGCTCCCAACAACACAGTGAACTTTCAAAAGCTGCTGCTAAGCCGCTGCCAGAAGGAATTTGAGAAAGACAAGGGGGATGATGTGGTgtttgagaggaagcagaaggagctggactctgctgcatcg acggaTCGTGACCGACTTCaggtagagctgcaggaggccaaGGACATTGCCCGGCGGCGATCCATCAGCAACATAAAGTTCATTGGTGAACTGTTCAAGCTAAAGATGCTAACGGAGGccatcatgcatgactgcgtggtgaAGCTGCTGGGGAACCACGACGAAGATTCCCTGGAGTGTCTCTGCAGACTGCTCACCACCATCGGCAAGGACTTTGATTTAGTgaaggccaag cctcggaTGGATCACTATTTTAAgcagatggaaaaaatcatcagagaggggaagacgtCTTCACGGACAAGGTTCATGTTGCAGGATACcatagacctgagattg cacaaatgGGTGTCAAGAAGAGCCAACCAGGGTCCAAAGACAATTGATCAGATCCACGAGGAGGCAAAgcttgaagaggaagaggagcagagaaaagtgcagcagcaact ggagcagagagagcagagagatccGCAAGTACAGGGAGAGGAGACCTGGAACACTGTGCCCATGAGGAAGAATGGCAGGACCATCGACCCCAACAAGATCCCAAAGAtctccaag atgGACGAGAAGATCCAGCTGGGCCCCCGGGCTCAAGTCACATGGGTGAAGGGCAGCGGTGGAGGAGCCAAGGCcagtgactcag CAGAACTTTCACACACAGCGGTCCTCAACCGCTTCTCGGTGCTGCAGTTCgacccctcacctcaaccctcCACCACTCCTCCACAGAACCCAGACTTCGACGCCGGGACAACTcacggaag TCGTAGCTGTACAGAAAAAAAGCGCAGCAACAAGCCACTGATCTCTGCACCGAATGTCACCGAGATCGAATCTGAGCCAGAGCGTAGCAGAGtccgagagcctg TGAAACCTGAGCCTGTCCAGACGATAGAGGAACCTGCTcggtctgaggaggagatcaaGAGGAAGTGCAAGTCCATCATCGACGAGTTCCTGCACCTTAAAGATTTCAAG gagGCTGTCCAGTGTGTGGTGGAACTTGATCTGGGCTCTCAGTCGCACATCTTCATACGCGTGGGGGTGGAGTCGACTCTGGAGCGCAGTCAGATCACACGGGACCACTTGGGCCAGCTCCTCTTCCAGCTGGCGCAGAAGGGAATCCTGCCCAAACCCCAGTTCTACAAAGG GTTTGCAGACACGCTGGAGCAAGCGGACGACATGGCCATCGACGTTCCCCACATCTGGCTGTACCTGGCCGAGCTGCTCAGCCCTGTGCTGAAGGAGGGGGGCTTCTCTATGAGAGAGCTCTTTAG TGAATTAAGCAAACCTTTGCTTCCTGTGGGAAAAGCTGGGATCTTGATCTCTGAAATACTGCTCATACTATGCAAACAAATG GGCCATCGTACTGTGGCTTCTCTGTGGGAAGAATCAGGCCTCAACTGGACTCACCTTCTGCCGGAGGAAGAGGACGTCCAGGCTTTCATCTCACAAAAGGTCAGTGATGAAG aggaTGCGCCAAACATGCAGGCCAACCCACCTGAAGCGGCCAACTCAAGTGAGCTTCCCTCAGCCAAGGAACCAGCCTCTTCTCACTTGTCCTCAGTCGAGGAGCTGAAACCCTCTTTGGTGCCACCTCAGACTCTGAACACAGACAAGCCTCTCTTAGACGCCCCTAGAACTCTGGCTGCCTTGTCTGGAGAGGCCCCCACGGCTTTGAACAGCCTTGCAGAGtcagagactgagctggagacagccgcCGTTGAGCCTTCTCTCATGCCCCCCGCTTCACTACAGCCCCAAGCCTCTAGTCCTGCTTACAGAGAGGCCGCCTCTGAAACTTTGCCTGCTGACACCACTCCTCAACAGAACCCCAACTTCGACGCCGGGACAACTCtaggaag CCGTACAGGCAGGAAGcgcaggaagaacagaaagcgCAGCGCAAAGCCGCTGAGCTCTGCACCGTCTCAGCCTGATCTGTACACCAGGGGAAGCAGctcaaaggagctgctggagagtccaaccCCGGAGGAGCCGCCAAGAGACA atgatgcGCCAAAACAGCAGGCCAACCCACCTGAAGCGGCCAACTCAAGTGAGCGTCCCTCAGCCAAGAAACCAGCCTCTTCTCACTTGTCCTCAGTCGAGGAGCTGAAACCCTCTTTGGTGCTACCTCAGACTCTGAACACAGACAAGCCTCTCTTAGACGCCCATGGAACTCCGGCTGCCTTGTCTGGAGCAGCCCCCACGGCTTTGAACAGCCTTGCAGAGtcagagactgagctggagacagccgcCGTTGAGCCTTCTCTCATGCCCCCCGCTTCACTACAGCCCCAAGCCTCTAGTCCTGCTTACAGTGAGGCCGCCTCTGAAACTTTGCCTGCTGACACCACTCCTCAACAGAACCCAGACATCGAAGCCAGGACAACTctgggaag CCGTACAGGCAGGAAGcgcaggaagaacagaaagcgCAGCGCAAAGCCGCTGAGCTCTGCATCGTCTCAGCCGGATCTCTTCACCGGGGGAAGCAGctcaaaggagctgctggagagtccgaCCCCGGAGGAGCCGCCAAGAGACAGCGAGCCAGAGGGAGCCGTGCCTAGGAGACCGAATGTCTCTGAGGACGAATCggagccagagggcagcagtgtctCTAGTCCTGCTTACAGAGAGGCCGCCTCTGAAACTTTGCCTTCTGACACCACTCCTCAACAGGACCCCAACTTCGAAGCCAAATGTGTGAAG gagaACCTGGCTGAATCTCACCTGAGCTCGTCTCCCTACCTGAGGGCGTTGATGACGGCTGTCTGTAAGGCAGCAGTGAAAA ATAACACCAACTGTCGAGTGCACACGGCCCTCATTCAAAAGAGATTACCTGTATTGCTCCAGTACCGGAACTCAGAGAGTGAGCGACAGCTGCATGCTCTTCAGGAACTTCAGTCGCTGATCGTCGCTCTCGATCATCCTCCAA acctcctccAGATATTCTTCGAGTGTATGTACGACGAGGACGCATTCTGCAAGTCGGGGACGAGAAAAGACCCGGCCAATCAGCTGGATAAGGGCGTGGCCCTGAAGACCGTCACAGCCTTCTTCACCTGGCTTCGGGAGGCGGAGTCAGAAGACAATTGA